In Xyrauchen texanus isolate HMW12.3.18 chromosome 14, RBS_HiC_50CHRs, whole genome shotgun sequence, the following are encoded in one genomic region:
- the LOC127654892 gene encoding gamma-crystallin M2-like isoform X7, with the protein MMGKVIFYEDRNFQGRSYECMNDCADMSSYMSRCHSCRVESGCFMMYDNPNYMGNQYFFRKGEYADYMSMFGMSNCIRSCRMISMHRGSYRMRIYERENFMGQMHEMMDDCDNMMDRYRMSHCNSCHVMEGHWLMYEQPHYRGRMQYFRPGEYRSFNNMGGMRFMSMRRIMDSMY; encoded by the exons ATGATGGGCAAG GTCATCTTCTATGAGGACAGAAACTTCCAGGGTCGCTCATATGAGTGTATGAACGACTGTGCTGACATGTCCTCCTACATGAGCCGCTGTCACTCCTGCAGAGTGGAGAGCGGCTGTTTCATGATGTATGATAATCCCAACTACATGGGAAATCAGTATTTCTTCAGGAAGGGCGAGTATGCTGATTACATGTCCATGTTTGGAATGAGCAACTGCATCAGGTCCTGCCGTATGATCTCCATG CACAGGGGATCCTACAGAATGAGGATCTACGAGAGGGAGAACTTCATGGGCCAGATGCACGAGATGATGGATGATTGTGACAACATGATGGACCGTTACCGCATGTCTCACTGCAATTCTTGCCATGTGATGGAAG GTCACTGGCTCATGTATGAGCAGCCCCACTACAGAGGCAGGATGCAATACTTCAGGCCTGGAGAGTACAGGAGCTTCAACAACATGGGTGGCATGAGATTCATGAGCATGAGACGTATCATGGATTCTATGTACTAG
- the LOC127654892 gene encoding gamma-crystallin M2-like isoform X5 encodes MMGKVIFYEDRNFQGRSYECMSDCADMSSYMSRCHSCRVESGCFMMYDNPNYMGNQYFFRKGEYADYMSMFGMSNCIRSCRMISMHRGSYRMRIYERENFMGQMHEMMDDCDNMMDRYRMSHCNSCHVMEGHWLMYEQPHYRGRMQYFRPGEYRSFNNMGGMRFMSMRRIMDSMY; translated from the exons ATGATGGGCAAG GTCATCTTCTATGAGGACAGAAACTTCCAGGGTCGCTCATATGAGTGCATGAGCGACTGTGCTGACATGTCCTCCTACATGAGCCGCTGTCACTCCTGCAGAGTGGAGAGTGGCTGTTTCATGATGTATGATAATCCCAACTACATGGGAAATCAGTATTTCTTCAGGAAGGGCGAGTATGCTGATTACATGTCCATGTTTGGAATGAGCAACTGCATCAGGTCCTGCCGTATGATCTCCATG CACAGGGGATCCTACAGAATGAGGATCTACGAGAGGGAGAACTTCATGGGCCAGATGCACGAGATGATGGATGACTGTGACAACATGATGGACCGTTACCGCATGTCTCACTGCAATTCTTGCCATGTGATGGAAGGTCACTGGCTCATGTATGAGCAGCCCCACTACAGAGGCAGGATGCAATACTTCAGGCCTGGAGAGTACAGGAGCTTCAACAACATGGGTGGCATGAGATTCATGAGCATGAGACGTATCATGGATTCTATGTACTAG
- the LOC127654883 gene encoding gamma-crystallin M2 isoform X4 → MMGKVIFYEDRNFQGRSYECMNDCADMSSYMSRCHSCRVESGCFMMYDNPNYMGNQYFFRKGEYADYMSMFGMSNCIRSCRMIPMHRGSYRMRIYERENFMGQMHEMMDDCDNIMDRYRMSHCNSCHVMEGHWLMYEQPHYRGRMHYFRPGEYRSFSNMGGMRFMSMRRIMDSMY, encoded by the exons ATGATGGGCAAG GTCATCTTCTATGAGGACAGAAACTTCCAGGGTCGCTCATATGAGTGTATGAACGACTGTGCTGACATGTCCTCCTACATGAGCCGCTGTCACTCCTGCAGAGTGGAGAGCGGCTGTTTCATGATGTATGATAATCCCAACTACATGGGAAATCAGTATTTCTTCAGGAAGGGCGAGTATGCTGATTACATGTCCATGTTTGGAATGAGCAACTGCATCCGATCCTGCCGTATGATCCCCATG CACAGGGGATCCTACAGAATGAGGATCTACGAGAGGGAGAACTTCATGGGCCAGATGCACGAGATGATGGATGACTGTGACAACATCATGGACCGTTACCGCATGTCTCACTGCAATTCTTGCCATGTGATGGAAGGTCACTGGCTCATGTATGAGCAGCCCCACTACAGAGGCAGGATGCACTACTTCAGGCCTGGAGAGTACAGGAGCTTCAGCAACATGGGTGGCATGAGATTCATGAGCATGAGGCGTATCATGGATTCTATGTACTAG
- the LOC127654883 gene encoding gamma-crystallin M2 isoform X7 produces the protein MGKVTFYEDRNFQGRSYECMSDCADMSSYMSRCHSCRVESGCFMMYDRPSYMGNQYFFRRGEYADYMSMFGMSDCIRSCRMIPMHRGSYRMRIYERENFMGQMHEMMDDCDNIMDRYRMSHCNSCHVMDGHWLMYEQPHYRGRMQYFRPGEYRSFSNMGGMRFMSMRHIMDSWY, from the exons ATGGGCAAA GTCACCTTCTACGAGGACAGGAACTTCCAGGGTCGCTCATATGAGTGCATGAGCGACTGTGCTGACATGTCCTCCTACATGAGCCGCTGTCACTCCTGCAGAGTGGAGAGTGGATGCTTCATGATGTATGACCGTCCCAGCTACATGGGAAATCAGTACTTCTTTAGGAGGGGCGAGTATGCTGATTACATGTCCATGTTTGGAATGAGTGACTGCATCAGATCCTGCCGTATGATCCCTATG CACAGGGGATCCTACAGAATGAGGATCTACGAGAGGGAGAACTTCATGGGCCAGATGCACGAGATGATGGATGACTGTGACAACATCATGGACCGTTACCGCATGTCTCACTGTAATTCTTGTCATGTGATGGACGGTCACTGGCTCATGTATGAGCAGCCCCACTACAGAGGCAGGATGCAATACTTCAGGCCTGGAGAGTACAGGAGCTTCAGCAACATGGGTGGCATGAGATTCATGAGCATGAGGCATATCATGGATTCTTGGTATTAG
- the LOC127654883 gene encoding gamma-crystallin M2 isoform X3 has product MLAFYFQVTFYEDRNFQGRSYECMSDCADMSSYMSRCHSCRVESGCFMMYDRPSYMGNQYFFRRGEYADYMSMFGMSDCIRSCRMIPMHRGSYRMRIYERENFMGQMHEMMDDCDNIMDRYRMSHCNSCHVMDGHWLMYEQPHYRGRMQYFRPGEYRSFSNMGGMRFMSMRHIMDSWY; this is encoded by the exons ATGCTTGCTTTTTATTTTCAGGTCACCTTCTACGAGGACAGGAACTTCCAGGGTCGCTCATATGAGTGCATGAGCGACTGTGCTGACATGTCCTCCTACATGAGCCGCTGTCACTCCTGCAGAGTGGAGAGTGGATGCTTCATGATGTATGACCGTCCCAGCTACATGGGAAATCAGTACTTCTTTAGGAGGGGCGAGTATGCTGATTACATGTCCATGTTTGGAATGAGTGACTGCATCAGATCCTGCCGTATGATCCCTATG CACAGGGGATCCTACAGAATGAGGATCTACGAGAGGGAGAACTTCATGGGCCAGATGCACGAGATGATGGATGACTGTGACAACATCATGGACCGTTACCGCATGTCTCACTGTAATTCTTGTCATGTGATGGACGGTCACTGGCTCATGTATGAGCAGCCCCACTACAGAGGCAGGATGCAATACTTCAGGCCTGGAGAGTACAGGAGCTTCAGCAACATGGGTGGCATGAGATTCATGAGCATGAGGCATATCATGGATTCTTGGTATTAG